DNA from Rosa rugosa chromosome 6, drRosRugo1.1, whole genome shotgun sequence:
ctcacctcgatattcccgctgcgtcttcaattcaacacaatacacaccgaaatcgttcacccaagggagaccgtcaatcacctaatcacacatgaccttaacttagccaatagctcaaaaaaacatactcaaacgacaatccaacggtcggatcaaaattaaatgatgatccaacggtcggatcctcacggatcgcctttaggatcaccccccaaaaatcatcacgaagatccaacggtcggatcttcctgaatcgtccttactaacatcttcacaaatttatacgaaaatccgacggacggattctcacgaatcgcctccctaatcactgttttgcatttatacgaagatccaacggtcggatcttcgcccatgaccacacaaagccactgggacagtcataagatcatcatatcaaaactacaagtccatctgacggtcctaacttcacagatcacaaatctaacgatcgaaatcgatctaaacttaaaaattcataacttaatcatacgatatccaaaaattgcgtataatatatcaaaatgatcgtattgaaatatagaatctgaaaatgtacagaaaccatatttttgatccccggaggtggccggaaagggccgccggagttagtggcagagccgccgccgaccaccaccaatggtgtcggggccgggctgctcttcttcctctcatcatgcttaacaactttcataactaccatgtaagctgaaaatgaccggaagtggttgaaattacctaaaacagtcgaggtggccggaatttttccagaaaccggcgagaatttgcagaaaccggcgaagctccgatcaacgtaaaaatgtcctcctttcgcttcgattccttcaggagacttgttcagaacttaaagacgaactcactggttcaagaatcactcaaaacgaagctctacagctcgagatatcttgatcgaaagcgtcggtggccggaaaatttgcagaatccggcgagctcccgttcgacgtaaaaacttccactactcgcttcgatcccttctgaagagttgttcagaacttcaaggcgagctcactggttcaagaatcactcaaaacgacgtcctgtagctcaagatatttggatcgatagctccggtttcgttcttgattgggtttgacttgcagccactgcttcgggccacgccgccgtgtgaggctgcttctgggagcttcaggaagttgaggcgagctcgaggatgaagtttggtgaggattgatggCCTGTAGCTCGAGTTATCACAATTGGAAAGAAATCGAGGCTGGACGTACCCGGTCTCTTCGCCGCCGTTTCCGACTGTGCCGTGACCCAAAACCGCTGCAGGTAGCTTCGCAAGGTTGAGATGATGCCACTGGAGGTTGTCCGGCATTGAATGATGGCCTGTGGAGGAAAAGAGAGCTTGGAGaaatttttgctttgtttcggtatctttcggacgagagagagtgagagagagaggtcgatagagaaacgaaaaaaagaaacagaatgatGGCTCTCCGACAAGAGGAGGACCGTTACAGCTAAAGGGAGGGGTGAGAAAACTAAAGGAAGGGTGAAATGtttgtctttgattctttcacgagatggtattattcctctatcgaggttcgtattattcctccgaCGAGTTTCGTACAATTCCTCTAACGAGGTTATTACAGTAATGATCTCAAGGCAGGAAACAAAGTCTTTCTCCCGTCACTTGTTGTTGCACTTGAAATCTGATCGTAACCATAAAACTCAGAACCCAAGCACCTTAAGTTCTGCATGTCCCCCATCTTAACATGTATAAGATTGGGCAGATGGCCTAGTATTGGAAATCCTTCGCATTTGTTGCACCCTGCTAATTCAATTTCTTTCAAGTTGCAGGCAAGCAATAACCATGATGGAAACTTAACACCCATAAACCCCTGAATCTTCAAAATTTCCAAATTACAATGTGGTCGCAGACCTTCAAGTACATCATCCTCATTGTCAACATTGTTGCTTGGTCTATTGCTAAGCTTCCAGTCGAGAGTTAACTTGCGTATATGTTTCTTATCCACTAACTTTGCATTCactgcttcttctccatctctTACATGCTCCAGATTACAGATAGATAAGGTGCCTCTCAAATGGCTTAACCCACCCAGTTCCTCAATTCTAGGTCCAGTCTCCTTACCCACCTTCAGACAAGGTAATGTTCTGAGATTAGTCAATCCTCCCAATACCCCAACCGGAACATTCGCATATTTACCAAAATAAACATGTCTCAAGTTGATCATATCAGCAATCATCTTTGGGAACTCTTCAACATGATAAGGCATTTTAAACGTCTCAAGGTAATAAAGCTGACCAATAGATTTTGGAAATGCTTTCACATTTGTTTTCATAACATTCAGATACCTCAAGTGTGTCAACTTTCCAATTGAACTCGGCAACTTGTCAATGTCTGCCTTGTATAAATTTAACACACGCAAAGATCTAAAGTTAGGCAAGGTGTTCCCAAGTGCTTCTCCCTTTGAAAATAGTGAGCGGCTGCTTGTCATGTTTGACACTTGTCCTGCAAGGTCATGCACAAGATCGTGCATCTTGCATGTTGTATTACCCTTATAATCAGTTCTAACGTCTTCAAAAAGGGATTTTTCTGATAAAATGTTGAAATATTCGTTCCCTCTATCCTCCATCTCCATATTACTTTTGGTGGGGTGAAGCCATCCTTGAGCCATCCAAAGTTGGACTAAGTCATCCTTTTTCATTACAGAGTCTTTGACGAACATTGAACAGTATGCAAAACACTGTTTCAATGatgaaaatttcaattcatcaaaacTCAACTTTAAAATCGACATGattctgtcttcttcttccggtaaatcccatattttactttccataATTGTACTCCATTCATTGCTCGTTTTAGAGAGCATGATGTTTCCTAATACCTACAATTAAATTGGGAATGGAATTAGATTTCAACACAACAATACTATAGTCATCTTCAATTGAATATTAACTGCTTGGGGTTGTCTATAGTACTTgaatgtttat
Protein-coding regions in this window:
- the LOC133716075 gene encoding putative disease resistance protein RGA3; amino-acid sequence: MAEFLTFGAQELLKKVALLAAQEFDLVWGFNGEITKLRESVLMLEAVLQDAEHPRQDQGEAVKHWLKKLEVIAQRADDVLDDYGYELLRRKVQLRNQMKKKVQNFFSISNPIFFRVKMAHKIKKINTSLDELNKKASTIGLVARLSLDATTSHGISIDRETYSMQDENNIIGRDDVVADIVQALTKSNLNLQSDLSVLAIVGMGGLGKTTLAKSIYHESEISRHFEKKMWICVSTPFEVNSILRGILEYLKPENAAVKALDAICNILREELKGKRYLLILDDVWNEDAEKWKRLKDCLLGITNAQGSSIIVTTRSDKVAKTVETLPRCDLRKLSDDECWLILKNKAVPVESVPILEDQETIGREIAKKCGGVPLVAKVLGNIMLSKTSNEWSTIMESKIWDLPEEEDRIMSILKLSFDELKFSSLKQCFAYCSMFVKDSVMKKDDLVQLWMAQGWLHPTKSNMEMEDRGNEYFNILSEKSLFEDVRTDYKGNTTCKMHDLVHDLAGQVSNMTSSRSLFSKGEALGNTLPNFRSLRVLNLYKADIDKLPSSIGKLTHLRYLNVMKTNVKAFPKSIGQLYYLETFKMPYHVEEFPKMIADMINLRHVYFGKYANVPVGVLGGLTNLRTLPCLKVGKETGPRIEELGGLSHLRGTLSICNLEHVRDGEEAVNAKLVDKKHIRKLTLDWKLSNRPSNNVDNEDDVLEGLRPHCNLEILKIQGFMGVKFPSWLLLACNLKEIELAGCNKCEGFPILGHLPNLIHVKMGDMQNLRCLGSEFYGYDQISSATTSDGRKTLFPALRSLL